In Stigmatopora nigra isolate UIUO_SnigA chromosome 2, RoL_Snig_1.1, whole genome shotgun sequence, a single window of DNA contains:
- the anapc13 gene encoding anaphase-promoting complex subunit 13: MDSEIQRDGRVLDLTDDAWREDRLPYEDVTIPLSELPEAEQDNGGSTESVKEQEMKWIDLGLQSLHENTPNIGS; this comes from the exons ATGGACAGTGAAATCCAACGTGACGGTCGAGTTCTGGATCTCACCGATGATGCCTGGAGAGAGGATAGGTTACCATATGAAGACGTCACCATCCCGCTG AGTGAACTCCCTGAGGCTGAACAGGACAATGGGGGCTCCACTGAGTCCGTGAAGGAGCAAGAGATGAAGTGGATAGACCTCGGCCTGCAGAGTCTCCATGAAAACACTCCAAACATAGGGAGTTAA